A window of the Pieris napi chromosome W unlocalized genomic scaffold, ilPieNapi1.2 SUPER_W_unloc_1, whole genome shotgun sequence genome harbors these coding sequences:
- the LOC125062914 gene encoding uncharacterized protein LOC125062914, whose translation MLFKVTAIIVALLEGKAESACSIRDFNKWPQLEDFLKAQFGDKKHYAYLLADLQDCKQSTNETISQYSLKVESCLSKLLAEINISIPTKKKDELVGRVAAMQDLALNIFTTGLQPQLSTIVRCKDPSTLSEAIAFAIAEEKILGMTNKKHNNIPRPNSTPNRFSRPNFSSNNTANVITCRYCKNMGHSIENCRKRQYNNSRNPNRNPNSNQNRNQNFTQNRAQHIDTHFNYQDNSDEYISQGNLN comes from the exons ATGCTCTTCAAGGTTACTGCGATCATCGTTGCGCT GCTAGAAGGAAAGGCAGAATCAGCGTGTTCAATtagagattttaataaatggcCTCAACTTGAGGATTTCTTAAAAGCCCAGTTTGGCGATAAGAAACATTATGCATATCTTTTGGCAGACTTACAAGACTGTAAACAGTCCACGAATGAAACTATCAGCCAATACTCCCTGAAGGTGGAGTCATGCCTTTCAAAACTATTGGCTGAAATAAACATATCAATACCCACGAAAAAAAAGGATGAACTCGTAGGTCGCGTAGCAGCAATGCAAGATTTAGCATTAAACATTTTCACAACCGGCCTTCAGCCACAACTCTCCACAATAGTGAGATGCAAGGACCCATCGACGCTTTCGGAAGCAATTGCTTTCGCGATAGCAGAAGAAAAGATATTGGGtatgacaaataaaaaacataacaacATACCACGTCCTAATTCAACACCTAATCGTTTCTCGAGACCAAACTTTTCCTCAAATAATACTGCAAATGTAATAACTTGTAGATATTGCAAAAACATGGGTCATAGTATAGAAAATTGCCGTaaaagacaatataataacagcCGAAACCCTAATCGTAATCCTAACTCTAATCAAAATCGCAATCAAAACTTTACTCAGAATCGCGCACAACATATTGACACACATTTTAATTACCAGGATAATAGTGACGAATATATCTCCCAAggtaatttaaactaa